Proteins encoded in a region of the Vicia villosa cultivar HV-30 ecotype Madison, WI linkage group LG5, Vvil1.0, whole genome shotgun sequence genome:
- the LOC131601249 gene encoding uncharacterized protein LOC131601249 isoform X2 produces the protein MPCLNLSTNVNLDGIDTSSILSEATSTVANIIGKPESYVMIVLKGSVPISFGGNEQPAAYGELVSIGGLNPDVNKKLSAAIAAILETKLSVPKSRFFLKFYDTKGSNFGWNGSTF, from the exons ATGCCGTGCCTCAACCTCTCCACCAACGTCAACCTCGACGGCATCGACACCTCTTCCATCCTCTCCGAAGCCACCTCCACCGTCGCTAACATCATCGGAAAACCCGAGTCC TATGTGATGATTGTGCTGAAAGGATCAGTACCCATATCTTTTGGTGGGAATGAGCAGCCAGCAGCTTATGGAGAATTGGTGTCCATTGGCGGTCTTAACCCGGATGTGAACAAGAAACTTAGTGCTGCAATTGCCGCAATCCTCGAAACCAAGTTGTCCGTGCCTAAGTCACGCTTCTTCTTGAAATTCTATGACACCAAG GGTTCCAACTTTGGATGGAACGGTTCTACATTCTGA
- the LOC131601249 gene encoding uncharacterized protein LOC131601249 isoform X1 has product MPCLNLSTNVNLDGIDTSSILSEATSTVANIIGKPESYVMIVLKGSVPISFGGNEQPAAYGELVSIGGLNPDVNKKLSAAIAAILETKLSVPKSRFFLKFYDTKAHQSQEYAQCLHALHQQ; this is encoded by the exons ATGCCGTGCCTCAACCTCTCCACCAACGTCAACCTCGACGGCATCGACACCTCTTCCATCCTCTCCGAAGCCACCTCCACCGTCGCTAACATCATCGGAAAACCCGAGTCC TATGTGATGATTGTGCTGAAAGGATCAGTACCCATATCTTTTGGTGGGAATGAGCAGCCAGCAGCTTATGGAGAATTGGTGTCCATTGGCGGTCTTAACCCGGATGTGAACAAGAAACTTAGTGCTGCAATTGCCGCAATCCTCGAAACCAAGTTGTCCGTGCCTAAGTCACGCTTCTTCTTGAAATTCTATGACACCAAG GCCCATCAGAGTCAAGAATATGCACAGTGTTTGCATGCTTTACATCAGCAGTAG